From Pseudonocardia autotrophica, one genomic window encodes:
- a CDS encoding HD domain-containing protein, protein MSGAGALRRLRDVVAADMAGADVAHDLGHLDRVAGLTARLAMREGRDGFVAAVAAYVHDHHRAAEARLGRVVAPAECRDEARDALRRAAIEEALWDPVLDAVEATGRYTFSAGEPAPDPVGAAAVIAACLHDADMLDAMGAIGIARAFAYGGAIGEPLWDPSAPPSSQRYRSGPTGSVVAHFHEKLLRLRGELRTAAGREMGERRHAALEEFLRRFREEWVDAHGDDATAPPAP, encoded by the coding sequence GTGAGCGGGGCCGGCGCGCTGCGACGACTGCGGGACGTGGTCGCGGCCGACATGGCGGGCGCGGACGTCGCGCACGATCTCGGGCATCTGGACCGGGTCGCCGGGCTCACGGCCCGGCTCGCGATGCGCGAGGGCCGGGACGGGTTCGTCGCCGCCGTCGCCGCGTACGTACACGACCACCACCGTGCCGCCGAGGCGCGGCTCGGCCGGGTCGTCGCACCCGCGGAGTGCCGCGACGAGGCCCGGGACGCGCTGCGCCGGGCCGCGATCGAGGAGGCGCTCTGGGATCCGGTACTCGACGCGGTGGAGGCCACCGGCCGCTACACGTTCTCGGCCGGGGAGCCGGCCCCGGACCCGGTGGGGGCCGCCGCCGTCATCGCGGCCTGCCTGCACGACGCCGACATGCTCGACGCCATGGGCGCCATCGGGATCGCCCGCGCGTTCGCCTACGGCGGCGCGATCGGCGAACCGCTGTGGGATCCGTCCGCGCCGCCGTCGTCGCAGCGCTACCGGTCCGGGCCGACCGGTTCGGTGGTCGCGCACTTCCACGAGAAGCTGCTCCGGCTGCGCGGGGAGCTGCGGACCGCGGCCGGTCGGGAGATGGGCGAGCGCAGGCACGCCGCCCTGGAGGAGTTCCTGCGCCGCTTCCGGGAGGAATGGGTGGACGCGCACGGCGACGACGCGACGGCGCCGCCCGCGCCCTGA
- a CDS encoding MFS transporter has protein sequence MPASPSDYRDALGAPGAAAPVCASVIGRFPIAMHSLATLLYVREIDGSYAIAGAVSASLLVGTALGTVVQGRLLDRLGPSRLLLLLVAVYAVAVGGFVACIEARAALPVILLVGLLTGLVTPAIEGSSRALWSDLVPVGRTREAAYTYEAISLETFFILGPALAALLAVSTPWPGTALLVAAAAEIIGTTWFALTRAVRRRSARIRAARASGTLSRDAGLLGVIRRPGLRTVALAALGFGLVAGTAEVGVLAATAFAGSPAMGGILLSAWSVVSVLAGVLYGLRPRPRSLGLRLPVLLGAFGLLVTAMGLVSPIGSLVLLAVVMMAAGALITPQVTAHSLGVERTAPADSATEAFNWVVTAAVLGVSAGQAISGVMIDRFGPAGYAAGGVLGMLLAVVLWTRRETMAGTAERTPARSAS, from the coding sequence ATGCCCGCCTCACCCTCCGACTACCGGGACGCCCTGGGCGCTCCCGGTGCGGCTGCGCCGGTGTGCGCATCGGTGATCGGCCGTTTCCCGATCGCGATGCACAGCCTCGCGACCCTGCTCTACGTCCGGGAGATCGACGGTTCCTACGCGATCGCCGGCGCGGTATCGGCGTCGTTGCTGGTCGGGACGGCGCTCGGCACGGTCGTGCAGGGACGGCTGCTGGACCGGCTCGGTCCTAGCCGCCTGTTGCTGCTGCTCGTCGCGGTCTACGCGGTCGCGGTCGGTGGGTTCGTCGCCTGTATCGAGGCGCGGGCCGCGCTGCCGGTGATCCTGCTCGTCGGGCTGCTCACCGGGCTCGTGACGCCGGCCATCGAGGGCTCGTCGCGGGCGCTCTGGTCGGACCTGGTGCCGGTCGGCCGTACCCGTGAGGCGGCCTACACCTACGAGGCGATCAGCCTCGAGACCTTCTTCATCCTCGGCCCGGCGCTCGCCGCGCTGCTCGCGGTCTCCACCCCGTGGCCCGGCACCGCGCTGCTGGTCGCCGCGGCTGCCGAGATCATCGGGACCACCTGGTTCGCGCTGACCCGCGCGGTCCGGCGGCGCTCGGCCCGGATCCGGGCCGCCCGGGCCTCCGGAACGCTGTCCCGCGACGCCGGCCTGCTCGGCGTGATCCGCCGCCCCGGGCTGCGCACGGTCGCACTGGCGGCTCTCGGGTTCGGGCTCGTCGCCGGGACGGCGGAGGTCGGGGTGCTCGCCGCGACGGCGTTCGCCGGATCGCCCGCGATGGGCGGGATCCTGCTGTCCGCGTGGTCGGTGGTCTCGGTGCTCGCCGGCGTGCTGTACGGGCTGCGCCCCCGGCCGCGGTCGCTGGGCCTGCGGCTACCGGTGCTGCTCGGCGCGTTCGGGCTGCTGGTGACGGCGATGGGCCTGGTCTCCCCGATCGGCTCGCTGGTGCTGCTGGCCGTGGTGATGATGGCGGCGGGCGCGCTGATCACGCCGCAGGTCACCGCGCACTCACTGGGGGTCGAGCGGACGGCCCCCGCCGACTCGGCCACCGAGGCGTTCAACTGGGTGGTGACGGCGGCGGTGCTCGGCGTCTCGGCGGGGCAGGCGATCTCCGGCGTGATGATCGACCGGTTCGGCCCGGCCGGGTACGCCGCCGGAGGAGTGCTCGGCATGCTGCTCGCGGTGGTGCTGTGGACCCGCCGGGAGACGATGGCCGGGACCGCCGAGCGCACCCCCGCCCGGAGCGCGTCGTGA